The Terriglobia bacterium genomic sequence CTGCTGCTTTTCAAGCCACGGAATGTAGTAGTCGGGGATCTCTTCAAAGGCGTTGAGCGCGACGACGTCGTAGACGTCCATGTTCACGCCCTTGTCGTGGAGGCCGTCGGCGATGCCCTGCAGTTCCTGCCGATACTCCTCGTCGATGTGCGGCCAGAGGATGTTCTTCGCGGTGTCACGGAAGAAGTTCCAGTCGCGCTTGGTGCGGCGTGTGTCCTGGAAACGAATTGCTTCGAAGGCGTCCTTGATTTCAGGCGCGAGCAGAGTGCCGTGCTGGTAGCCGATGTCATGAGGAGCGCCCTGGAGATGGACGTAGATCCAGCCGCCTTTTTCGAAGCGCCATGCGTTCTTGAAGACGTCGTTGTTTTGCGATTTCGGAGCGCTGGCGCCTACGAGGAAAAGTGCGAGTCCGCATAGGCCAAGGGTCGCAAGCACACTAAGAAGACGAGATGACATGGTTCCTCCGAGAGGGGAGAAGTTTAGTTCGGGAAAGATGGCGAAGACAAGAGCTTCGTCGATGGTGGCTGGTCGCTGGTGGGTGAATCCACGTTTGCGAAAGCGCGCGGATGTGGAGACGTTAAGTTTCGTGGTGCCCACGTCTGCTGACTGCGGCAGACGTGGCGCACCGGAAAACGCGAGTGGATCGCTACTTCTTGTACGAATACACCAGGATCATAAATGTTCCGGGCTTGATGCTGGGGCGGCGCTGACCTTCGGCTGGTGGGCCGAATTCGGCCGTCGCCAGGTAGATGGTGTGCGTCTTCGGATCGAGTTCCATAGTACGGGCGCCGCGCGCGGTCTGCACGTTCTCGACGACTTCGTACTTGCCGTTCTTTTCGCCGACAACCGTTAGCGTTCCTTCCCCGTTGGAGGCGAACGCGTAATTCAGTCCGGGATCGTAACGATCGGCGTCGGTGCCGCCGCCGGTGGGAACGCTGGCGATTTCTGCGCCAGTTTTGGCGTTGAGGATGATCATCTTCTTGTCGCCGCACACGGCGAACAGGCGATCGGTTTTCTCGTCGAGGGCCAGGCCGGATGGCTCCTGGCAGCCGTTCAGTTTCCAGGTATTGACCTGCTTCCAGGTTTTGCTGTCGACGACGCCGATCTCGCCCTTGTCTTCTACGTTGACGTAGACGTGCGAACGATCGGAGGCGGCGAATTCCAGTTTGCCGCCGAGAGGCACGTCGGCGACGACTTTCAGGGTTGAGGGATCGATCGCCATCATGTCATGGCTGCGCCCGTTCATCACGATCACGTGCTTCGAGTAACGATCGTAGATGATGGCATCGGGATTTTCGCCGACCTTGATATCGGTTTTCTTGGCGAGCGTTTTCAGGTCGAACACGGTGACGGTTCCGGCGCGTCCATTGGTGCAGAAGCCGAGGCCTTTGTCCTGCACGAGAGCGGTACCGTGGGCGCCTTCGGTTGGGATTTCGCCGATTTGCTTGCCGTTGGAGGCGTCTATGACGAGCACCTTGTCATTGTGCGCTGCGAAGAGGCGATGGCCGACTGGATCGTAGAGCAGGTAGTCCCAGAAACCTTCGCCGCCGAGCGTCCACTTGGCGGTCTGCTGATAGTGCGTCTTTGAAGTTTGCGACACGGCCGAAACGGCCAAGAGCATCAGGACGATGACGAGGGTCAGCTTTTTCATCTCAATTCCCTTCTTTTGAATGGCTCAAGTAATAGTGAACGGCGGGGGTGATGATGAGCGAGAGCACCATGGAAATGGCTATGCCGCCAATGACGGCGATCGCAAGGGGTTGGAGCATTTGCGAACCGGCCCCGAGAGCTAGCGCCAGCGGGAGCATTCCCGCGGCGGCGGCGAGAGCGGTCATCGCGATAGGGCGTAGACGGCGGCGGCCGGCGAGGATCATGGAATCGAAGGCGGACATGCCTTCGCGCCGAAACCTGTAGTCGGCGTCGAGGAGAAGGATGCCGTTCTTGGCCACGATGCCGACGACCATGATGAGTCCCATGAACGAGGCAATGTTGAAGGTTGTGGCGGTGATGAGCAGCGCGAAGAACACGCCACCGGTGGAGAGAAGCGCCGATGAAAGAATCGCTAGCGGTGCGGCGAAGGTACGGAATTCGAACAGCAGGACAATGAAGACGAAGACGATGGCGAGCAGAAGCACGAGCATGAGGTCGTGGAAGGATTTCTGCTGCTCTTCGTACTTGCCGCCGTAGACAACGTGGATGGTCGAAGGCAGGTGCATGTCGTTGACGGTCTTCTGCACGGCGGTGATGGCGCTCCCTAGGTCTCGGCCTTCGAGACGTGCGGTTACGGATACGAGGCGCTGGAGATTCTCGCGGCGAATTTCGGTTTGGCC encodes the following:
- a CDS encoding cytochrome D1 domain-containing protein, which translates into the protein MKKLTLVIVLMLLAVSAVSQTSKTHYQQTAKWTLGGEGFWDYLLYDPVGHRLFAAHNDKVLVIDASNGKQIGEIPTEGAHGTALVQDKGLGFCTNGRAGTVTVFDLKTLAKKTDIKVGENPDAIIYDRYSKHVIVMNGRSHDMMAIDPSTLKVVADVPLGGKLEFAASDRSHVYVNVEDKGEIGVVDSKTWKQVNTWKLNGCQEPSGLALDEKTDRLFAVCGDKKMIILNAKTGAEIASVPTGGGTDADRYDPGLNYAFASNGEGTLTVVGEKNGKYEVVENVQTARGARTMELDPKTHTIYLATAEFGPPAEGQRRPSIKPGTFMILVYSYKK